In Papio anubis isolate 15944 chromosome 17, Panubis1.0, whole genome shotgun sequence, the following are encoded in one genomic region:
- the STH gene encoding saitohin: MGLRVEVRGCVWRDGRAVSPRPEALIGHPQRLPTFLLGRTRCHPCVCCSLVWAVTEGEGRVSRVFVAPTRLRRWPALTECGVNLTRTLCEWMIQVARDRTLSLAWEVAPLLTLSSSEVDLEGVGTIWPSSYSSEESSRNGAEQRRQLSIQNCPSHSVTALPVPMRGESQATSCQV; this comes from the exons ATGGGGCTGCGCGTGGAGGTGCGCGGCTGCGTCTGGAG AGATGGCAGGGCTGTGTCTCCACGGCCGGAAGCTCTCATAGGGCACCCACAGCGGCTCCCCACCTTCCTTCTGGGTAGAACACGCTGCCACCC ATGCGTGTGCTGCTCCCTAGTCTGGGCCGTGACTGAGGGTGAAGGCCGAGTCTCACGCGTTTTTGTAGCCCCCACAAGACTGCGCAGGTGGCCGGCCCTCACTGAATGCGGGGTTAATTTAACTCGGACTCTGTGTGAGTGGATGATTCAGGTTGCCAGAGACAGAACCCTCAGCTTAGCATGGGAGGTAGCTCCCCTCTTGACCCTGAGTTCATCTGAGGTTGACTTGGAAGGTGTGGGCACCATTTGGCCCAGTTCttacagctctgaagagagcagcaggaATGGGGCTGAGCAGCGAAGACAGCTTTCCATCCAGAACTGTCCCTCCCACTCTGTGACTGCCCTGCCTGTGCCCATGAGGGGTGAGAGTCAGGCGACCTCATGCCAAGTATAG